Proteins encoded within one genomic window of Ottowia sp. SB7-C50:
- a CDS encoding CAP domain-containing protein, which produces MQPPLVSTGKTACGDAQAGRAVAALLNSWRAQGASCAGVAQAPVAALRWDDRLAAAAARHAADSAAMGAVTHVGSDGSSVAQRVAEAGFSAWGVGENAAAGVSSAGAVLALWQDSPPHCVNMAAPEYTDVGVACASDARSPWGEHWVMVLGRAAGTP; this is translated from the coding sequence GTGCAACCGCCCCTGGTTTCGACGGGAAAGACCGCCTGCGGCGATGCGCAGGCAGGCCGTGCCGTGGCGGCGCTGCTCAACTCATGGCGCGCGCAGGGCGCGTCGTGCGCCGGGGTGGCGCAGGCGCCGGTGGCGGCGTTGCGCTGGGACGACCGGCTGGCCGCGGCGGCGGCGCGCCACGCGGCCGATTCGGCCGCCATGGGTGCGGTGACGCACGTGGGCAGCGACGGCAGCAGCGTGGCGCAACGCGTGGCCGAGGCCGGCTTTTCTGCCTGGGGCGTGGGCGAAAACGCCGCGGCCGGCGTGTCGTCGGCGGGCGCGGTGCTGGCGCTGTGGCAGGACAGCCCGCCGCATTGCGTCAACATGGCGGCGCCGGAATACACCGACGTGGGCGTGGCCTGTGCGTCCGATGCACGCTCGCCCTGGGGCGAGCATTGGGTGATGGTGCTGGGGCGCGCCGCCGGCACGCCCTAG
- the lexA gene encoding transcriptional repressor LexA, with translation MTDTPKLTARQQEILQLVQHAIARTGAPPTRAEIAAELGFKSANAAEEHLQALARKGVIELVSGTSRGIRLKGAGRTGVRTDAFSLPLPGMAQLALPLIGRVAAGSPILAQEHVDQTYHIEPGLFPQRPDYLLRVRGMSMRDAGIIDGDLLAVQSTRDARNGQIVVARLGDDVTVKRFHRHKDQIELHAENPDYPTIVVRPGEPFEIEGLAVGLIRNSMLM, from the coding sequence ATGACCGATACGCCCAAACTCACCGCCCGCCAGCAGGAAATCCTGCAGCTGGTGCAGCACGCCATTGCCCGCACCGGCGCACCGCCCACGCGTGCCGAAATCGCGGCCGAGCTGGGCTTCAAGTCCGCCAACGCCGCCGAAGAGCACCTGCAGGCCCTGGCCCGCAAAGGCGTGATCGAGCTGGTCAGCGGCACCTCGCGCGGCATCCGCCTCAAGGGCGCGGGCCGCACCGGCGTGCGCACCGACGCCTTCAGCCTGCCGCTGCCCGGCATGGCGCAACTGGCGCTGCCCCTCATCGGCCGCGTGGCGGCCGGCTCGCCCATCCTGGCGCAAGAACACGTCGACCAGACCTATCACATCGAGCCCGGCCTGTTCCCGCAGCGGCCCGACTACCTGCTGCGCGTGCGCGGCATGTCCATGCGCGACGCCGGCATCATCGACGGCGACCTGCTGGCCGTGCAGTCCACGCGCGACGCGCGCAACGGCCAGATCGTCGTGGCGCGCCTGGGCGACGATGTCACCGTCAAGCGCTTTCACCGCCACAAGGACCAGATCGAACTGCACGCCGAAAACCCCGACTACCCCACCATCGTCGTGCGCCCGGGCGAACCGTTCGAGATCGAAGGGCTGGCGGTCGGCCTGATCCGCAACAGCATGCTGATGTAG